One stretch of Pseudoramibacter sp. DNA includes these proteins:
- a CDS encoding NAD-dependent protein deacylase, whose translation MSSSETQKIKNLNQMISVSTHVVFLGGAGVSTESGIPDFRGRHGLYRRHGHKGRKPEYYLSHQCLKKEPEKFFNYYRKHLDVRSASPNTAHKKLAELEFYGKLDGIITQNIDGLHQKAGSTHVQEIHGTIYQNHCTSCGQAYDADYVFENKMCIPRCTTCGKVVRPDVVLYGEYLPETAFQNALDMIHAADCLIIGGTSLAVKTAAQLAHLYHGKYLVIINRTKTKMEGMADLVFHENIGEILKQIVIS comes from the coding sequence ATGAGCAGCTCAGAAACTCAAAAAATTAAAAACCTTAATCAAATGATTTCAGTCTCTACCCACGTTGTTTTTCTTGGCGGTGCCGGTGTTTCCACTGAAAGCGGCATCCCTGATTTCCGAGGCAGACACGGTCTTTATCGCCGCCATGGCCATAAAGGAAGAAAACCAGAGTATTATTTAAGTCACCAATGTTTGAAAAAAGAACCGGAAAAATTTTTTAATTATTACCGAAAACATCTGGATGTCAGAAGCGCAAGCCCCAACACCGCGCATAAAAAATTAGCAGAGCTGGAATTTTACGGGAAACTGGATGGAATCATCACGCAAAACATCGACGGTTTGCATCAAAAAGCGGGAAGTACGCATGTTCAGGAAATTCACGGAACGATCTATCAAAATCATTGCACCTCATGCGGGCAGGCCTATGATGCGGATTACGTCTTTGAAAACAAGATGTGCATTCCTCGCTGCACCACATGCGGAAAAGTAGTACGGCCAGACGTCGTTTTGTACGGCGAATATCTGCCAGAGACAGCCTTTCAAAATGCGCTCGATATGATCCATGCGGCAGATTGTTTAATAATCGGCGGAACCTCACTAGCAGTCAAAACAGCCGCGCAGCTCGCACACCTGTATCATGGAAAATATCTTGTCATCATCAACCGGACGAAAACCAAAATGGAGGGCATGGCCGATTTGGTTTTTCACGAGAACATCGGAGAGATTCTAAAACAAATTGTCATTTCATAG